Within the Solibacillus silvestris genome, the region AGTGAGACATTCAACCAAAAAAATATTAAGCGTTCCATTGAAGAGTCTTTGGCAGAATGCAGCGAAATGTTCCGGCATGCAAAAGCTCAGAAAAAGTTTATTCGTGGCTATGTGTCGATGTGTTTTAGCTGTCCGTATGAAGGAGCCATTTCCTATGAGCAAGTTAAGCGGATCGTAGCGAAATTTGTAAATGACGGGGCTGATGAAATTTCAATTGGTGATACGAATGGACAGGCAAATCCGCGCATTGTGTATGAACGGTTCAGCGCATTGAAAAAAGATTTTCCGGATATAACATTCGTGGCTCATTTCCATGATACAAACGGTTTTGCCTATGCAAATATTATTGCCGCATTAAATGCGGGAATAAAGAAGTTTGATAGTTCGATTGCTGGTCTTGGCGGTTGTCCGTTCTCACCTGGGGCTACTGGAAATGTAGCAACAGAGAAAGTGGTGGAGCTGTTTGAAGCAATGGAAGTAAAAACAAATATCCACCACCAAAAATTAAAGGACGTGGCAAATTTCGCTTACAGTTTAGTTTAAGGAGGGC harbors:
- a CDS encoding hydroxymethylglutaryl-CoA lyase (catalyzes the formation of acetoacetate and acetyl-CoA from 3-hydroxy-3-methylglutaryl-CoA) is translated as MHFPKQVEIIEVGPRDGLQNESRFVPTEEKKQLIKQLYEAGFQRIETASFVHPKIVPQMADAQEITAFCNELGMEYIALTPNMKALERAIDAGVPQIAVFVGASETFNQKNIKRSIEESLAECSEMFRHAKAQKKFIRGYVSMCFSCPYEGAISYEQVKRIVAKFVNDGADEISIGDTNGQANPRIVYERFSALKKDFPDITFVAHFHDTNGFAYANIIAALNAGIKKFDSSIAGLGGCPFSPGATGNVATEKVVELFEAMEVKTNIHHQKLKDVANFAYSLV